Sequence from the Ereboglobus luteus genome:
GACGTGGGCGGGAAGCGACACCGGCGCGCCCACAACGTGGGACGGCCAGGTTGGAAATTGGGGCGAGTCTTCGGGAGAGCGTTATTTCCGGGATGGCGACAGCGTGATTTTTGGCGCGACTTCGTCGGGTGTTATTTCCATCGACGCGGCGGGGGTGACGGTCGGGGATCTCTCCGTTGAGACGGCCGCGGGGCAGGCGCTCACTTTCGCGGGCGGCGGAATCACCGGCACGAATGCGGCGACCGATTCCGACCGGCATGTCGGCGGCGCGGACGGCTTGGTTTATCTTGGCGGCGGCTCGACCGCGGCGGTGACCAGCAAGCTCGTCAAGGCGGGCGAGGGCACACTTGTTTTTGATAATGACGCCAATGTTTTTATGGGAGGCATTGAAGTCCGGTCCGGCACCATTGCGTTCAGCGACGGCGGGCAGCTTGGCGGCGCGGGCATCAGCTTTACGAACAACGCGGCTTTGCGTGTCGATGCGACCACCGCGCTGGCGACCAATGTTTCCATCTCGGCTGACAAAACCGCGACATTCGACACGCGCGAAAACTCGCTCGAATACAGCGGCACCTTGACCTCGGCGGCTTCATCAAAAATTGCCAAGGCGGGTTCCGGCGACTTGTGGATAAACAACACAAACCAGGCCGCGCATCATGGCGCGACGGAAGTGCGGGAAGGGCGCTTGTTGTTGGCGGGCAACGCGAGCTGGGGCGATGGCGCCGTGACGGTTTCTCAAGGCGCGGGATTTGGCGGGCATGGCGTCGCGCAAAACGTGACATTGCTCGGCGGCGGCGCGCTGCACGCGGGCACGCCCGATGCCTTGGTCGCGGAGCGACTGACCGTCTCCTCGGCGCTCACCCTTAACGCGGGCTCGTTGGTCAATTTCAGCATTATCTCCGGCGCCGCGAATCCGCTTGCCAGCGTGAACTCGTCATTGATGGCCGGGAGTGTGAATATCGTCGGCGGAGGCGTGTCCGATATCACCATCGATTTGGACCGGCTCGTGAACGGCGTCTTTAATTTGGGCAATGCCTCGACGCTGACCGGGGCAAAGATCACGTATTTCGGGCAGGAACTGGGAGAGCGCCAAAAGATCACCTATGAATCGACCGCGGCTTCCGGCACGCTCTTGATCAAAATAGACATGCCGGACAACCAGGTCATGCAATGGACGGGCGCGGTGAATGGCAATTGGAACATCAATACGCGCAACTGGCAGATCGCGGGCAGCGGTTCCGCGTATTCTTTTGGCGATGGCGACAAGCTTGTTTTCGATGGCGTGGCCGATGCCGGAAATCCCGACAATCGCACGATCACGATCGCCGGCAGGCGCATGACGCTGTCGGACATGGTGGTCACGGGAACCGCGGATTATGTTTTCCGTGGTGATGCCCAGATCATCACCGACGCGAGCTCGGCGACATCCAACATCTCCGGCAGCGCCCAGGGAAAATTGGTCAAGGAGGGCGAGGGCACGGTGTCCTTTGAAAATGTTGGAAACGAATTCAAGGGTGGCGTCGAGGTGAAGGGCGGCGCGGTGGCGTTTACCAAGGCGGAGCAGTTGAACACGGGCGGCGCGGGGATCGTGCTCGATTCCGGCACGCTGCGGGCCGCCGACGAGCTGATCGTGTTGTCCGAGGCAATTAACATCGCATCCGGAAAATCCGGCGCGTTTGACACGGACGGGCACACCGTTCGCTACACGGGTGTGTTTGCCCCGGCATCGAGCGGCACGTTTGTGAAAACAGGTGCCGGTGTTTTTGAAATGATGGGCGACAACTCAGGATACAACGGATCCCTGCTGGTCGCCGGAGGCGATTTGCTGTTGCGCAATGAGGCGATGACGTTGTCACGACTCGGAGGCACCGTGCGTGTGACCGACGGGGGCACTTTTGGCGGCGAAGGCGAGGTTCTTGGCAGTGTGACCGTGGGGCGGGGCGGGGCGCTGAGAATCGGCGCCGCGGTGACCGGGGCCGAACAACTTTCAGTGGCCGATTTGCGCATGGAAAACGGCTCGATGATTTATGGCGGCGGCATCCTTGCCGGTAGCATGAAAATCGGCGCCGCCGAGGGGGATTTGATTACGCTGACCAACATCACCGCCAAGCCGGTGACCATCACCGCGGCGACCGGCGGCGATGGAACACTTGTGAAGGCGGGCGGCGGATTGCTCACGCTTTCGGGCACCGCGACGATGGGGCACAAGCAGACGCGCATCGAGGGCGGCATCGTGTATGTCCGCGACATTGATCCGTCGGAGATTTCCTCGCTCGTGCATTCCTTTGACCTTGCGGGCGGCTGGCTGGACCTGGCCGATGTGCGCGACTTTGGCGATGTGCCGTATGACCAGTGGACCAACTTGACGCTCAGCGGAAACGCGGGCGGTGTCATTGGTTATGGCGACGCGATCACGCTGCGCGAGGGCGATGTGGGCTTCCAGATCGGCGGCTCGGGCACGGGAGTCGGCGTGTTTGTCGTGGTGGACGCCGGCACCGGCACGGCCACGCTCAGCGGCAGCAGCAATTATGTCGGCTACACCCGGGTGGACAGTGGCGTGCTCGCCGTCAGCAATGATTTTAACCTGGGCAACACCGACACGAGCATCGCCGCTCCCCGCGATGTCATTCTCAACGGCGGAAACTTGCTCGCGGCCGGCGGCTTCACCAGCGAGCGCAAGATCGAGATGCGCCAGGCAGGCTCGGTCATCGTGAACAGCGGCACCGCCTCGTTGCTAGCCCTCTCCGGAACGGGCGACTTTACAAAGGAGGGGAAGGGCACGCTTTTCCTCACGCTGCCCGGTAATGAAACCAGCACTCACACTGGCGCAAAGACTGTTGTCGCCGGTGTCCTCCAGGGCCGCGCCAATGTGTTGACCGGCCTCATCACCAACAGCGGCACGGTGGCCCTTTACGCCTCCGAGGATGATTATCCAACCGGTGTGTTCACCGGCACCATCAGCGGCGGCGCGTTTGCAAAGGCCGGCGACGGCATCGCCGATATCGGTTCCACCGCCGCGTTTATCGGACTCTCTTCCGTGCGCGTGGAGGACGGCGTTCTTACCAGCACAAGCCGGCCGTTGGTAATCTCGGCCGCGGCATCCGTTGACATTGGAGATCGAGGCACGTTCAGCTTTCCCAAGGGCGGGGTGTTGACGACGCCGCTGGTTCGCAATCAAGGCATGATACGCGTCGGCTTTGGGGCGGGCGGAAGTGTCCCCAACGAAAAACTGACCATCAACGGCGATTACCATGGCGGCGCATCCAACGACGCTCCCGGTTATCTCACACTCGGCCTCGGATCTGTCGTGGGCGGGCAGGTGATCGACGCCGACACGCTTTACATCACCGGTTCGGCGACCGGCAAAACGCATGTGACTTTTGTGCGCCAGACCGGGAACGATCCCTTTGCGGACAATCTCGCGGGCCAGGCCGATTCGCTTCCGCTCAATGTGATTCGAGTGGAGGGCGGCGGCGGCGAGTTTCTCCAAAGCGGACGCCTCACCTATGGCGTAAAAGATTACGTGCTCACTTACGAGCCGGACACCGGCACGAGCCACTGGCGCATTTCAACCGCCTCCGAGATTCCGGCGATCGTGGCGGTTGACGCCGCGCTTATGCTTGCCAACCACGCCTCGTTTGGAGGTCTTTCCCAGCGCCTTGAATCGATGGGATTGCTCGACGGTTACAAGGGACGGCAAGGGTTCGATTTCTGGGTCAACGGCATTTATCGCCGCGACAAATTCTCGGACACGATTTATGACGGCGCGACCGCCAACACCTACGGATGGCAGGCCGGTGTGGATTACACCGATGCCAACCGCACGTTTGCGCTCGGCGTTTTCTTTGAGCAGATCACCTCGGACACCGACATGCCCTACGCCACCGACACCAAGTCGGATACCGACGGGTTTGGCGCCTATATCACCTACCGTCCGTCCAAGTGGTTCTTTAATCTCCTCATTCGTTTGAGCAAGGGCACCTACGATATAAACATTCCCAACACGCCCCAATTCGGCACCGACACCGGCAGCGCGGGTATTTCCGTCGAGGTCGCGCGCTATTATGAATTTGGCAACGGCTGGTTGGTGGAACCGCAAGTTCAATTCCTGTGGAGCCGTTCCAATGTGGACAACACGAAGGACAGCGTGCCCGTGTCCGGCATCGAAGATCCCCTCACCAACTACGGGCGCGAATATCGTGTGAGCGCGATCGATTACAGCTCGTTGCGCGCCAGCGTCATGGTCAGCCGACGCTTCGTCACCGGTAATAATTGGGAGCTCCGGCCCTATGCCCGCGCCTCGTTTGCCAATGAGTTTGGCGGCGATACTGACATGACGGTATATACAATCGGCGAGACTATAAAATATAAGAACTCGCTCGGCGGAACCTACGGCACGCTCAGCGGTGGCGCGACTGTGCGCATTCACGACCGTTTCGATATATGGACTGATCTGGCCTGGTATTGCGCCGGCAAGATCGACGGGTTCAGCGTCAACTTCGGCGCGGGCTATCGTTTTTGATAAAACGCGGGCATGCCGAAAAAATTATCCAAAACACATGCAGTCATGAAAAACCTTTTTATGAAAACCCCGAATGATATTGTTCGCGCCGCCTTGGCGGGTTTGCTGCCGTTTGCGGCGGTCGTTCCCCTTTTCGGACAGGCGGTAACCTCCCCCGTGAACGACGCGCCACCAAACCCGACGGTGCCCGTCATCACAGGCACGGTCAACCCGGTGGCGGATGACCAGGAGGGCGAGGAAGTCGTCACTCTCGAAGAATTCACCGTTAGGGCCAGCAAGGATGCGTCCTACATCGGCGCGACCGCCACCGCCGGCGCCCGCGTGGTGGCCGATATCCTAGAATTGCCCTTTTCCATTCAGGTGCTTTCCAAGGACTTTATCGACGATTTCCAGCTTCTCGACTTTGAGGACCAGGCCGCTTACATCGGCGGCATGACGCCCGGAGATCCCGCCACCGGTGCTCCGTCAAACAGCCTGCGCGGTTATGCCGTGCCCGTTTTCCGCAATGGTTTTCGACGCACCCAGCGCCCGGAGTCCAACAGCATCCGGCAGACCGAGGTCATTCGCGGTCCTCAGTCCGCCCTCTTCGGTCGCACCTCGCCCGGCGGCGTGGTCAACATGCTTTCCAAGCAGCCCCTGACCAAGTTTAAGACCGGCGCCACGGGCATCTACGGTTCCTACAACAATCGCCGCGCCAGCGCCTACGTGACCGGCCCGCTCATTCGCGGCAAACTCTTCTACCGCGTCGACACCGAGTATTACGATATGGAGCGCAACACCGACTATTGGTTCGACCGCACTTTTAATATTTCGGGTTCCGTCATCTATAAGTTTACGCCCAACACCGCGCTTTCCGCCGAGTTTGAGCACTCCAAGAAATTCATGAACGACTCGACTGTCGGCAGCTACTTTATCGACCGCACCGATGATCCGAACTACGAGCAGTTTTTGGCCGATCCGTTCAACGCCGCCTACCAGAATACTGAATACGGCAAAACGTATTGGCGCCGCGTGGCCTTGAGCGAGTATGGCGACGACGATGTGCGCGACAGGCTCATGTCATTTAACGCCGCCGGAAGCGAACGCCGGACCAAGCGTGAAAACGACTCCTTTTATCTGAAACTCGAGCACCGGTTCGCATCCGATGTTTCCATGCGCGTCAATTTCGGTTACTCCGAGCGCGATTTTACCCGGGATTCCCTTTCGTCCCTTTCCACATGGGATCCCGACTGGCAGGCCGGTTATAATGCCTCCTATGTTCCCGCCAGCGAGCATCCCCACGGAAACTGGGGACTTCAGAGCGGGAAGTGGACGCAGAATGACAATAACACCGCCGCCTATCCCGGACGCCGCGCGCAGGCGCTTCATTACGAATACGACTACAAGGAATACGGTTTCCAAATCGACTTCACCAAGAACTGGCGCACCGCAATCCGGCAAAGCTCGCTGCTCACATTCGATTACTTCCGTGAAAAAAGCAGCTTCCGTGAATGGTATTTGCGCGGCGATCCCACGGCAACCACCGGCAGAAACAGCGCCCTGCGCGCCGCCATCGCGACCATGCTTGGGTATCCCTCCGCGGCACAGTTGCCAAATGAGATATGGAGCGCATACATCTCGCCCGATCCCTTTCATCTTGATGCCGCGATTCCCCTGCCCGGCGGACGCACCATCTCGGCCAAGGACCTTTATTCGCTCACGCCCTCATTCGACAACGCCACCTATCCTTGGGCGCCGCGCAACGGT
This genomic interval carries:
- a CDS encoding autotransporter domain-containing protein, yielding MATVNGEALTNRYDPRLSISTSGTVFVVSPGVRNLRMTWAGSDTGAPTTWDGQVGNWGESSGERYFRDGDSVIFGATSSGVISIDAAGVTVGDLSVETAAGQALTFAGGGITGTNAATDSDRHVGGADGLVYLGGGSTAAVTSKLVKAGEGTLVFDNDANVFMGGIEVRSGTIAFSDGGQLGGAGISFTNNAALRVDATTALATNVSISADKTATFDTRENSLEYSGTLTSAASSKIAKAGSGDLWINNTNQAAHHGATEVREGRLLLAGNASWGDGAVTVSQGAGFGGHGVAQNVTLLGGGALHAGTPDALVAERLTVSSALTLNAGSLVNFSIISGAANPLASVNSSLMAGSVNIVGGGVSDITIDLDRLVNGVFNLGNASTLTGAKITYFGQELGERQKITYESTAASGTLLIKIDMPDNQVMQWTGAVNGNWNINTRNWQIAGSGSAYSFGDGDKLVFDGVADAGNPDNRTITIAGRRMTLSDMVVTGTADYVFRGDAQIITDASSATSNISGSAQGKLVKEGEGTVSFENVGNEFKGGVEVKGGAVAFTKAEQLNTGGAGIVLDSGTLRAADELIVLSEAINIASGKSGAFDTDGHTVRYTGVFAPASSGTFVKTGAGVFEMMGDNSGYNGSLLVAGGDLLLRNEAMTLSRLGGTVRVTDGGTFGGEGEVLGSVTVGRGGALRIGAAVTGAEQLSVADLRMENGSMIYGGGILAGSMKIGAAEGDLITLTNITAKPVTITAATGGDGTLVKAGGGLLTLSGTATMGHKQTRIEGGIVYVRDIDPSEISSLVHSFDLAGGWLDLADVRDFGDVPYDQWTNLTLSGNAGGVIGYGDAITLREGDVGFQIGGSGTGVGVFVVVDAGTGTATLSGSSNYVGYTRVDSGVLAVSNDFNLGNTDTSIAAPRDVILNGGNLLAAGGFTSERKIEMRQAGSVIVNSGTASLLALSGTGDFTKEGKGTLFLTLPGNETSTHTGAKTVVAGVLQGRANVLTGLITNSGTVALYASEDDYPTGVFTGTISGGAFAKAGDGIADIGSTAAFIGLSSVRVEDGVLTSTSRPLVISAAASVDIGDRGTFSFPKGGVLTTPLVRNQGMIRVGFGAGGSVPNEKLTINGDYHGGASNDAPGYLTLGLGSVVGGQVIDADTLYITGSATGKTHVTFVRQTGNDPFADNLAGQADSLPLNVIRVEGGGGEFLQSGRLTYGVKDYVLTYEPDTGTSHWRISTASEIPAIVAVDAALMLANHASFGGLSQRLESMGLLDGYKGRQGFDFWVNGIYRRDKFSDTIYDGATANTYGWQAGVDYTDANRTFALGVFFEQITSDTDMPYATDTKSDTDGFGAYITYRPSKWFFNLLIRLSKGTYDINIPNTPQFGTDTGSAGISVEVARYYEFGNGWLVEPQVQFLWSRSNVDNTKDSVPVSGIEDPLTNYGREYRVSAIDYSSLRASVMVSRRFVTGNNWELRPYARASFANEFGGDTDMTVYTIGETIKYKNSLGGTYGTLSGGATVRIHDRFDIWTDLAWYCAGKIDGFSVNFGAGYRF
- a CDS encoding TonB-dependent siderophore receptor; its protein translation is MKNLFMKTPNDIVRAALAGLLPFAAVVPLFGQAVTSPVNDAPPNPTVPVITGTVNPVADDQEGEEVVTLEEFTVRASKDASYIGATATAGARVVADILELPFSIQVLSKDFIDDFQLLDFEDQAAYIGGMTPGDPATGAPSNSLRGYAVPVFRNGFRRTQRPESNSIRQTEVIRGPQSALFGRTSPGGVVNMLSKQPLTKFKTGATGIYGSYNNRRASAYVTGPLIRGKLFYRVDTEYYDMERNTDYWFDRTFNISGSVIYKFTPNTALSAEFEHSKKFMNDSTVGSYFIDRTDDPNYEQFLADPFNAAYQNTEYGKTYWRRVALSEYGDDDVRDRLMSFNAAGSERRTKRENDSFYLKLEHRFASDVSMRVNFGYSERDFTRDSLSSLSTWDPDWQAGYNASYVPASEHPHGNWGLQSGKWTQNDNNTAAYPGRRAQALHYEYDYKEYGFQIDFTKNWRTAIRQSSLLTFDYFREKSSFREWYLRGDPTATTGRNSALRAAIATMLGYPSAAQLPNEIWSAYISPDPFHLDAAIPLPGGRTISAKDLYSLTPSFDNATYPWAPRNGYDDVARLYSNIYDMDRLTYGALLSHQVSLFSDRVYMIGTIRQDFSEVERKIPFDWVLSEHAKAQALHPNVDLGNPIDMSNPAVAQIVKVGRENTGNTRAMSYSAGISYSVLKDKKLVAYVSYGKSFDPAMQVDPFKGTIFGNRTAKGVDAGIKGVLRASGGAVFQYEVAVYKIKEENAAVQNPLWEDNSNLASEVDDLSDLPDYYVPVTSKGQGMSIDIKGDNVFIRGLALNGKIDWLDKTYDTYPGRDDPEQPEYRVGGRFTNTPVRSVGAGASYKFQSGLLKGLKLGMSHTYTPRRLMAYFDPATSSVLAQDERWLPRQSLWHGFISYPRRFAKRLVIFQVNVVNIFDDMTITPGSYMPNGREVRGTITLEF